A single window of Corallincola holothuriorum DNA harbors:
- a CDS encoding glycerol-3-phosphate dehydrogenase/oxidase, with amino-acid sequence MATDCDVVVIGAGINGVGVAEALAAAGYKTLVVEKSGVGTQTSSRSSKLIHGGLRYLESGQFGLVRKALKARATLLHLAPELVKPTPFVIPVYPHSQRQAGTLRLGLGLYALLSGFDPLGRFQQLAISDLAKDGLNCDGVSHALQYWDASTDDQVLTVAVMESALRCGAELLCPATLTALQQVDGGYRIDCDLLSADKVVQQQSLTCAAVVNCAGPWVNEVISLVTPNSKQVSVEWVQGAHIILDHPAPSQVYYLESPTDHRVVFVMPWQGQTMVGTTETVFQTLPEEIRPTAQEICYLETLYRHYFPNNQAKTVASFAGLRVLPKLDSDAFSRPRDTLLFTDPQHPDLLSVYGGKLTTYRDTASRVLNWSCRRLGARESVADYPSLPLYPPVNAVASPPAKR; translated from the coding sequence ATGGCAACCGATTGTGACGTTGTGGTTATCGGTGCGGGGATCAATGGTGTCGGTGTGGCTGAGGCGCTTGCTGCCGCTGGCTACAAAACTTTGGTGGTTGAAAAGAGCGGTGTTGGCACCCAAACCTCTTCCCGTTCCAGCAAATTGATCCACGGTGGGCTTAGGTATTTAGAGTCCGGGCAGTTCGGATTAGTGAGGAAAGCACTAAAGGCCAGAGCAACGCTGTTACATCTGGCTCCTGAATTGGTCAAGCCGACGCCTTTTGTTATTCCTGTTTACCCCCATTCTCAACGTCAGGCAGGCACCCTGCGTTTAGGCTTGGGTCTGTATGCGTTGCTATCAGGGTTCGACCCCCTTGGCCGATTTCAACAGCTGGCGATATCGGATCTGGCGAAAGATGGCTTGAACTGCGATGGTGTGAGTCATGCCTTGCAATATTGGGATGCCAGCACTGATGACCAAGTACTAACCGTGGCGGTGATGGAAAGTGCTTTACGTTGTGGTGCGGAGTTGCTGTGCCCTGCGACACTGACGGCGTTGCAGCAGGTTGATGGTGGTTATCGTATTGATTGTGATCTGCTATCTGCAGACAAGGTTGTGCAGCAACAGTCATTGACCTGCGCTGCGGTAGTGAACTGCGCTGGCCCCTGGGTAAATGAAGTGATCTCTTTAGTCACGCCAAACAGCAAACAGGTGTCGGTGGAGTGGGTGCAAGGTGCCCATATTATCCTCGATCATCCCGCGCCATCGCAGGTCTATTATCTGGAGTCACCAACGGATCATCGCGTCGTGTTCGTGATGCCGTGGCAGGGACAAACCATGGTGGGAACCACGGAAACTGTTTTTCAGACGTTACCAGAGGAGATCCGTCCGACAGCTCAGGAGATCTGCTACTTGGAAACGCTTTATCGTCATTATTTTCCGAATAACCAAGCCAAAACAGTGGCAAGTTTTGCCGGGCTTAGAGTGTTACCTAAGCTCGACAGTGACGCCTTTTCTCGTCCACGAGATACCTTGCTGTTCACCGATCCCCAACATCCGGATCTGTTGAGCGTGTATGGCGGTAAACTCACCACCTACCGCGACACGGCATCCCGCGTACTTAACTGGAGCTGCAGGCGTCTAGGGGCGAGAGAGTCTGTGGCTGACTATCCATCATTGCCGCTTTATCCGCCGGTAAACGCTGTCGCATCGCCTCCTGCCAAGCGCTAA
- a CDS encoding 3TM-type holin: MSILSFISSIFEPATKLVDELHTSEEEKLTMRRQLRQVENEFLGKVLDYETKLLDNQASIVQAEATGQSWLQRNWRPITMLTFLALVVLDSFDLLAFRLADEAWLLLQIGLGGYVAGRSAEKITAQVVNKRNAGSSDAKG, translated from the coding sequence ATGAGCATTTTAAGTTTTATCAGTAGCATCTTCGAACCGGCCACCAAGCTGGTGGATGAGCTACATACCAGTGAAGAAGAAAAGCTGACCATGCGTCGTCAGCTGCGTCAGGTAGAAAATGAATTTCTTGGCAAAGTCTTGGATTATGAGACCAAGCTGTTAGACAACCAGGCGTCGATTGTGCAAGCGGAAGCGACGGGGCAATCTTGGCTGCAGCGGAACTGGCGACCGATCACCATGCTAACGTTTTTGGCACTCGTGGTGCTGGATAGTTTTGATCTGTTGGCGTTTCGTTTAGCTGACGAGGCCTGGCTGCTATTGCAGATCGGTCTTGGAGGCTACGTTGCAGGTCGCTCTGCCGAGAAGATAACCGCACAAGTGGTGAATAAACGTAATGCGGGCAGCTCAGACGCTAAAGGCTAG
- a CDS encoding DUF805 domain-containing protein has protein sequence MLNYYFKAIDYRFDFLAKTVMVFRLLDVDHAIDRYMKCSSCAGNFPANKLRIIETSRYCETCEARLFAPPKASLGGKVAKKIKTSRETALVTPRAGRINYILNSFLAWIAAPILLAKILPNATSQYPTSSATMSVADPSPLHLIILLVAVVLSWFYTMARVKDLGWPIVLAFFYCLPGPNFALFIWPGERDKNSYGTPPAKPSWVKAIIAVLLWPAGVVVASKVLGV, from the coding sequence TTGTTGAACTATTACTTTAAAGCGATCGATTACAGATTCGATTTTTTAGCCAAAACGGTTATGGTGTTTCGATTACTTGACGTTGACCATGCCATAGACAGATATATGAAGTGCTCCTCCTGTGCCGGTAATTTCCCCGCCAACAAGTTACGCATCATTGAAACCAGCCGTTACTGTGAGACTTGCGAAGCCAGATTGTTTGCGCCGCCCAAAGCATCTCTGGGGGGAAAGGTGGCTAAAAAAATAAAAACAAGCCGGGAAACTGCGCTGGTGACTCCAAGAGCGGGGCGTATCAACTATATCTTGAACTCATTTCTTGCCTGGATAGCGGCTCCGATATTGCTTGCCAAGATCCTGCCTAACGCTACTTCTCAATATCCTACATCTTCCGCAACGATGAGTGTTGCTGATCCATCACCGCTGCATTTAATCATACTGTTGGTGGCTGTCGTATTGAGCTGGTTCTATACCATGGCTCGGGTGAAAGATCTGGGTTGGCCGATAGTGTTGGCCTTTTTCTACTGCTTACCGGGACCCAACTTTGCGCTATTCATCTGGCCAGGAGAACGGGATAAGAACAGTTATGGTACGCCCCCTGCAAAACCCTCATGGGTAAAGGCGATTATCGCTGTTCTGCTTTGGCCTGCTGGCGTAGTGGTTGCCAGTAAAGTGCTGGGCGTTTAG
- a CDS encoding glycerophosphodiester phosphodiesterase family protein gives MIAHRGDCTAAPENSLASIQAALNSGCRLLEIDVQLSSDGVPVLFHDRDCKRLLRNPMPGAIADYPIATLQQWQIEEHERLPAIRAPLTLLSEVVTQLVNHPDVTLFVEVKRAALERFSYAQLFDTLMETLRPILLQSVLISFSLPFLRYARAHHGQRLGVVLGDWEWLKDRTIEQIAPEYIFCNIERVPEEECFTTQHPQWVIYEVGSEALRDDLARRGITMIESFFPAKLMAK, from the coding sequence GTGATTGCCCATCGCGGAGATTGTACTGCCGCGCCGGAAAACTCGTTAGCCAGTATTCAAGCAGCGCTTAATTCTGGTTGCCGCTTACTTGAGATCGATGTGCAGCTCTCTAGTGACGGTGTCCCTGTGCTGTTCCATGATCGTGACTGCAAGCGGTTGTTGCGCAACCCCATGCCGGGTGCCATCGCTGATTACCCGATAGCGACACTGCAGCAATGGCAGATTGAAGAGCATGAAAGACTACCCGCTATCCGTGCGCCATTAACCTTGCTGTCCGAGGTAGTGACTCAGCTGGTGAATCACCCCGATGTCACGTTGTTTGTCGAAGTGAAAAGGGCTGCACTGGAGCGCTTCAGTTATGCCCAGCTGTTTGACACCTTGATGGAGACATTGCGGCCTATCCTATTACAAAGCGTGCTGATCAGCTTTTCTCTGCCGTTCTTACGCTACGCTCGCGCCCATCATGGTCAGCGTTTGGGGGTGGTGCTAGGGGATTGGGAGTGGTTAAAGGACCGTACCATTGAGCAGATCGCTCCAGAATATATCTTTTGCAATATTGAACGGGTTCCAGAGGAGGAGTGCTTTACCACGCAGCATCCACAGTGGGTTATATATGAGGTCGGCAGTGAAGCGTTGCGGGATGATTTGGCGAGGAGAGGGATCACCATGATTGAAAGCTTTTTTCCCGCTAAGTTGATGGCGAAGTAG
- a CDS encoding transmembrane 220 family protein has protein sequence MRWFAAGCALVFLLFAVVQLNDPDGVIWFIGYAAISANFAAVALGYGKELPLWLGAMLSLIVCAWYSPSIIEYLFNNDGMGMTNGMSFSYPYIEETREAFGLLIAAIMQLIAAWNLPVNKTQEESLPHIV, from the coding sequence ATGCGTTGGTTTGCTGCAGGTTGTGCGTTGGTATTCTTGTTATTTGCGGTAGTGCAGCTAAATGATCCAGATGGTGTTATCTGGTTTATTGGTTATGCGGCTATTTCGGCTAACTTTGCTGCTGTGGCGTTGGGCTATGGTAAAGAGCTGCCTCTCTGGCTTGGGGCGATGCTGTCGCTTATCGTCTGTGCCTGGTACTCACCCAGTATCATCGAGTATCTTTTCAACAATGACGGTATGGGGATGACCAATGGCATGAGCTTTAGCTACCCCTATATTGAAGAAACCAGAGAAGCGTTTGGATTACTGATAGCTGCAATTATGCAGTTGATTGCCGCTTGGAATCTGCCTGTTAACAAGACGCAGGAAGAGTCGCTGCCCCATATCGTTTAG
- a CDS encoding DUF1552 domain-containing protein, which produces MNVLKNKMQRREFLRGLAMAGMAVPFASQFLVAGKAHAAGNSAKRLIVVFYPNGCKRDSWHSYGDQLNEASLANSPLLPLAPYADRMVAFKNLSFIGHGGSSGHPEACRGVFSGGHEYSPTIDVAIGEALNAGTLNNNLHMGLWSSQKTDKEYHPFTDKNGNKIIPNDDPQSIYDKYFASLGGGSGGETDPATESRKRVLETLHENLDVMQTYSLNAKQTAKLQTHEESLDYLQRVLNSNLDLSGLNRPSVGMTGINDEAELVAQAQMRNIAYAMEYDLTRVATFQFMSAQDESLKVNFESIHPYMGDFAFPPKLTYNETKSHVSSHNENNLFDAQTRWYNMMVKYLCDELAARQDPTGGGTLLDTTMILMMSEMGGGNHQQENPGVYVVGGGNGAINQGVVVDAGNRGSSNLFLDLAKAMGLGWSNYGNSNGGIPGFLA; this is translated from the coding sequence ATGAACGTATTAAAGAATAAGATGCAGCGTCGTGAGTTCCTTCGTGGCTTAGCTATGGCTGGAATGGCGGTACCCTTTGCTAGTCAGTTCTTGGTGGCAGGCAAAGCACATGCAGCTGGAAACAGTGCCAAGCGCTTAATTGTGGTGTTTTACCCCAACGGCTGTAAGCGAGATAGCTGGCACAGCTATGGTGACCAGTTAAATGAGGCCAGCCTTGCCAATAGTCCATTACTGCCTCTTGCCCCTTATGCTGATCGCATGGTGGCGTTTAAGAACTTGTCCTTCATTGGGCATGGCGGTAGCTCGGGCCACCCTGAGGCGTGTCGCGGCGTGTTTTCGGGCGGGCATGAGTATTCGCCGACCATTGATGTGGCCATTGGTGAAGCACTCAATGCCGGTACGCTGAACAACAATCTGCACATGGGTCTGTGGTCATCGCAGAAAACGGACAAGGAATATCATCCGTTTACTGATAAAAATGGAAATAAAATCATTCCAAATGATGATCCTCAGTCTATCTACGACAAGTACTTTGCCTCCCTTGGGGGCGGCAGTGGCGGCGAGACTGATCCCGCCACTGAAAGCCGTAAGCGGGTGTTAGAAACTCTGCATGAGAACTTAGATGTGATGCAGACATACTCGCTGAATGCCAAGCAGACCGCTAAGTTGCAAACTCACGAAGAGTCGCTGGACTACTTACAACGGGTATTGAACAGTAACCTCGACCTGAGTGGCTTAAATCGCCCCTCAGTCGGTATGACAGGTATCAATGATGAGGCGGAGTTAGTCGCCCAGGCACAGATGCGAAATATCGCTTATGCCATGGAGTATGACTTGACGCGCGTTGCTACCTTCCAGTTTATGTCGGCTCAAGATGAGTCTTTGAAGGTTAACTTTGAAAGTATTCACCCCTACATGGGTGACTTCGCTTTCCCACCAAAGCTGACCTACAACGAAACGAAGAGCCATGTAAGTTCACATAACGAGAACAATCTGTTTGATGCTCAGACTCGTTGGTACAACATGATGGTTAAGTACCTGTGTGATGAACTGGCTGCACGACAAGATCCTACCGGTGGCGGTACGTTGTTGGATACCACGATGATCCTGATGATGTCAGAGATGGGCGGCGGTAACCACCAGCAGGAAAACCCCGGTGTATATGTTGTGGGTGGTGGTAATGGTGCGATAAACCAAGGTGTGGTTGTCGATGCCGGTAACCGCGGTAGTTCTAACCTGTTCCTCGACTTGGCAAAAGCGATGGGGTTAGGTTGGTCGAATTATGGCAATAGTAATGGCGGTATTCCTGGTTTCCTTGCATAG
- a CDS encoding HD-GYP domain-containing protein → MGDNSLKRIDIDELELGMFVVNVLAQKGGVTVKTQGLVRIPSAVENLKRAGVTSLMVDMTRSEIASKTADEPLDDTAQAVEYDNVSFDEEAGRALKLYEKARDYQKRLFTEISEGKPVDLDQASDLADQLIDSVFRNQNALCFMVQMKDKDEYLYQHAINCSTLMTLFARHMDFNRDTIQNLAVGMLFHDVGKIHIPRELIDKPGELTEKEFELVKDHVDISWEIASSIPHISSETLDVIKLHHERMDGSGYPHGLAGEEINIYGRMAAIIDCYHALTSDRPYKDSVTSMTAFSIMKNGTPGEFDQDLLNQFIRCVGIYPVGTLVKLKSGKLAIVMQGNFSNPLQPKVMVFYSTRQHHHTEPKLIDLADKHCSEEIETSVRPQQFDLNLMKFFKQVLI, encoded by the coding sequence ATGGGTGATAACTCTTTGAAGCGCATCGATATCGATGAGCTTGAACTAGGCATGTTTGTGGTCAATGTGTTGGCGCAGAAGGGCGGCGTGACGGTCAAGACACAGGGCCTGGTTCGGATCCCTTCTGCTGTCGAGAACCTGAAACGCGCCGGTGTTACCAGCTTAATGGTCGATATGACTCGTAGTGAAATAGCGAGTAAGACTGCTGACGAGCCCTTGGATGATACAGCGCAGGCCGTTGAGTATGACAATGTTTCGTTTGATGAAGAGGCGGGACGGGCGTTAAAGCTATATGAGAAAGCGCGAGATTATCAGAAGCGGCTTTTTACCGAAATCAGTGAAGGTAAACCGGTCGATTTAGATCAGGCATCAGATTTAGCTGATCAGCTCATAGATTCGGTGTTTCGCAACCAAAACGCCTTGTGCTTTATGGTGCAGATGAAAGACAAAGATGAATATCTGTATCAGCATGCGATTAACTGTTCGACTCTGATGACCCTGTTTGCCCGCCATATGGATTTTAATCGCGACACCATACAAAACCTGGCGGTGGGGATGCTATTCCACGACGTCGGCAAGATCCATATCCCCAGGGAGTTGATTGATAAGCCCGGCGAACTGACGGAGAAAGAGTTTGAGTTAGTGAAAGATCACGTTGATATCAGTTGGGAGATCGCGTCGTCGATACCGCATATCTCCAGTGAGACGCTGGATGTGATCAAACTCCACCATGAGCGTATGGATGGCTCAGGGTATCCCCATGGCCTGGCCGGTGAGGAGATTAATATCTATGGGCGGATGGCGGCGATCATTGATTGTTACCATGCCTTGACGTCGGATCGCCCCTACAAGGATTCAGTCACCAGTATGACGGCGTTTAGTATTATGAAAAATGGTACGCCGGGAGAGTTTGACCAGGACCTCTTGAATCAGTTTATTCGGTGCGTCGGTATCTATCCGGTGGGCACCTTGGTGAAACTCAAGAGTGGCAAGTTAGCGATCGTGATGCAGGGTAATTTTTCTAATCCGCTACAACCCAAAGTGATGGTGTTTTACAGCACCCGCCAGCATCACCATACCGAACCCAAACTGATTGACCTTGCTGATAAGCATTGCTCGGAGGAGATTGAAACATCGGTGCGGCCTCAGCAGTTTGACCTGAATCTGATGAAGTTCTTTAAACAAGTACTGATTTAA
- the yciA gene encoding acyl-CoA thioester hydrolase YciA, producing the protein MSEICPVPQGSLILRTLAMPADTNVNGDIFGGWIMSQMDIAGGILAKEIARCRTVTVAVNSIKFIQPVKVGDIVGCYGSVVKIGNTSLTLNLEVWIEPILRATDGDCAHIKVTEADFTYVAIDNDGQKKVIDKENYPSGN; encoded by the coding sequence ATGAGCGAAATTTGTCCGGTGCCTCAGGGTAGTCTTATTTTAAGAACATTGGCGATGCCTGCGGATACCAATGTCAACGGCGATATATTTGGTGGTTGGATCATGTCGCAAATGGACATTGCCGGTGGGATCTTGGCAAAAGAGATCGCTCGCTGTCGTACCGTCACTGTGGCAGTAAATTCTATTAAGTTTATTCAGCCGGTTAAGGTGGGAGATATTGTTGGCTGCTATGGCTCAGTCGTGAAAATTGGCAATACCTCTTTGACGCTCAATCTTGAAGTGTGGATCGAGCCCATTTTACGGGCAACTGATGGTGATTGTGCCCATATCAAGGTGACGGAAGCGGACTTTACCTATGTGGCAATCGACAACGATGGTCAGAAGAAGGTAATTGACAAAGAAAACTATCCCAGTGGGAACTAG
- a CDS encoding FGGY family carbohydrate kinase — protein MPLFLILDQGGQSVRALVVDHQGNVVTRAQHAIATHYGSKGHIEQNADAIARDIKQCALRAVQKLSIIQRQQLRSAGLVTQRASLLAVNANSQQVLTPVMSWQDIRGGGNLRKVAMTPTELRSITGLRLSPHYGVAKMRWSLKHNRAVNKAAEADELMFTPIASFLTQQLTGGKQYQTDAVNASRTLLMDHINCQWSAELLEKFAIKQQWLPTICANDEYYGEIQLGNLSLPLHYVNGDQATVLFSRGKPSPTTLSINVGTGAFISRVTDGDDTALLRSLVHHGKEQFRVLEGTVNGAATAIQQVISEVTTKQGSQSDLLAQVNGQINNIPLFLNGIGGLGAPFWLPGFNSEFQHPESLDGVTPVAKLTAVIESVAFLLQIIIQRLSAHPPTPTKIEICGGLSRLDYLCQTLANISGMEVFREQEVEGSALGCAWWLAGSPADWRNTEVTSQFVPQHAPALSQRFSAWQEAMRQRLPADKAAMMDSQPQTLSPLDACSSS, from the coding sequence ATGCCGTTATTTCTAATACTCGATCAGGGAGGCCAGAGTGTTCGTGCGCTGGTTGTCGATCATCAGGGAAACGTGGTCACCAGAGCACAACATGCCATTGCCACTCATTATGGTAGCAAAGGTCATATCGAGCAGAATGCTGACGCCATTGCCCGTGATATTAAGCAGTGTGCACTGCGTGCAGTTCAGAAACTCAGCATCATTCAAAGACAACAACTAAGATCCGCCGGGTTAGTGACTCAACGCGCCAGCCTGCTAGCTGTTAATGCAAACAGCCAGCAAGTGTTAACCCCGGTAATGAGTTGGCAGGATATCCGCGGCGGCGGCAACCTGCGAAAAGTGGCGATGACACCTACGGAGTTGCGCTCAATAACCGGTTTACGCCTCAGCCCCCATTACGGCGTGGCAAAAATGCGTTGGAGCCTGAAACATAACCGCGCGGTAAACAAAGCAGCCGAGGCGGATGAGTTGATGTTCACCCCGATAGCCAGCTTTCTTACCCAGCAGCTAACCGGCGGTAAGCAGTACCAGACAGATGCTGTCAACGCCTCCCGCACATTACTGATGGATCATATTAATTGCCAATGGTCAGCAGAGTTACTGGAGAAGTTCGCCATTAAGCAGCAATGGCTACCGACCATCTGTGCCAATGATGAGTATTACGGAGAGATACAGCTGGGTAACCTTTCCCTGCCCCTCCACTACGTCAATGGTGATCAAGCAACAGTGTTATTCAGTCGTGGCAAACCATCACCCACCACTTTATCCATTAATGTCGGTACCGGCGCATTTATCTCTCGGGTCACCGATGGCGATGACACTGCACTGCTACGTAGCTTGGTGCACCATGGCAAAGAGCAGTTTCGCGTATTGGAGGGCACAGTCAACGGTGCCGCGACTGCGATCCAACAAGTGATTTCGGAGGTGACGACCAAACAAGGATCACAATCCGATCTCCTCGCCCAGGTTAATGGCCAGATCAACAACATTCCTCTGTTTCTTAATGGTATTGGTGGTCTTGGTGCTCCCTTTTGGCTACCCGGCTTTAACAGTGAATTTCAACACCCGGAGTCACTAGATGGCGTAACGCCAGTAGCGAAACTGACTGCGGTTATCGAAAGCGTAGCCTTTCTATTGCAGATCATTATCCAACGCCTGTCAGCGCATCCTCCCACCCCCACAAAAATAGAGATATGCGGTGGTCTGAGCCGTCTTGACTACCTTTGCCAAACACTGGCTAATATCAGTGGTATGGAGGTGTTTCGCGAGCAAGAAGTAGAGGGCTCGGCCTTAGGCTGCGCATGGTGGTTAGCAGGATCTCCCGCAGACTGGCGCAATACAGAAGTAACTAGCCAATTTGTGCCACAACATGCCCCTGCACTATCGCAAAGGTTTAGCGCTTGGCAGGAGGCGATGCGACAGCGTTTACCGGCGGATAAAGCGGCAATGATGGATAGTCAGCCACAGACTCTCTCGCCCCTAGACGCCTGCAGCTCCAGTTAA
- a CDS encoding N-acetylmuramidase domain-containing protein: MIGIVNTQRLNVRDRPAADGRKLGVVNRNAVLPVLAQRDGWYEIRYQQHSGFVSSEYLRIADTSPRQSGVINASRLNVRSRPDRHAPILGSLVKASVLEVEGSHGDWLEVSFNQATGYVLAEYVDLHLSPEPTQAKVITAVLNVRGQPDAASTLIGQVVAQQLVSVTGQLDGWSEIVFSKGRGYVASRYLQPLSEQQLEMQQPVAAPVASHSKEQMAVVNAWQKFGPALKLMASEHQLDVATVVAVICVESGGKGFEPSNQDRMIIRFENHKFWKYWGRSNPDIFNAHFVYAKDKVWKGHQWRASRQDPWQSFHGNQEKEWQLLSFARNLDDTAALLSISMGAPQIMGFHYQTLGYATVQQMFAEFCIDVDRQIDGMFAFFSPAMLQSLQQLDFERFAGYYNGSGQKAFYGAAISRHYQAFKQQFS; this comes from the coding sequence ATGATAGGTATAGTTAACACACAGAGACTCAACGTGCGTGATCGTCCTGCTGCCGATGGTCGCAAGTTGGGCGTGGTTAATCGCAATGCCGTGTTACCGGTGTTGGCTCAGAGAGATGGTTGGTATGAGATCCGTTATCAGCAGCATAGCGGATTTGTCTCCTCAGAATATCTTCGTATCGCCGATACGTCACCGAGACAGAGTGGCGTTATCAATGCTTCCCGACTTAATGTTCGTTCCCGCCCTGATCGCCATGCGCCGATCTTAGGTTCGTTGGTAAAAGCGAGTGTGTTGGAGGTTGAAGGCTCCCATGGCGATTGGTTGGAAGTGAGTTTCAATCAGGCAACTGGATACGTGTTGGCAGAGTACGTTGATCTGCATCTTTCCCCTGAGCCTACTCAGGCAAAAGTGATCACGGCGGTGTTGAACGTACGTGGCCAACCTGACGCTGCCAGCACGTTGATTGGCCAAGTCGTTGCGCAGCAGTTGGTGTCGGTGACCGGACAACTTGATGGCTGGAGTGAGATTGTTTTTTCTAAGGGAAGGGGATATGTCGCCAGCCGCTACCTTCAACCTCTCAGCGAACAGCAGCTAGAGATGCAGCAACCCGTCGCTGCGCCAGTGGCATCCCATTCCAAAGAACAGATGGCTGTCGTCAATGCTTGGCAGAAGTTCGGGCCAGCGCTCAAGTTGATGGCCAGCGAACATCAACTGGATGTTGCCACCGTGGTTGCCGTGATCTGTGTAGAAAGCGGCGGCAAAGGCTTCGAGCCAAGCAATCAAGATCGTATGATTATTCGGTTTGAAAACCACAAGTTTTGGAAATATTGGGGACGTTCTAACCCGGATATATTCAACGCCCATTTTGTTTACGCAAAAGACAAAGTGTGGAAAGGCCATCAGTGGCGTGCATCGCGGCAAGATCCTTGGCAGAGCTTTCACGGTAATCAAGAAAAAGAGTGGCAACTGCTTAGTTTTGCTCGCAATTTGGATGATACCGCAGCGTTACTTTCGATCAGTATGGGCGCGCCGCAGATCATGGGGTTTCATTATCAAACCCTTGGCTATGCCACTGTACAGCAGATGTTTGCAGAGTTCTGTATTGATGTTGATCGACAGATCGATGGCATGTTCGCCTTCTTTTCTCCGGCAATGCTCCAAAGCTTGCAACAACTCGATTTTGAACGTTTTGCCGGTTACTACAACGGCAGTGGTCAGAAGGCGTTTTATGGGGCGGCTATCAGTCGCCACTACCAAGCATTTAAGCAGCAGTTCAGTTAA